A single window of Nocardia sp. NBC_01327 DNA harbors:
- a CDS encoding ABC transporter ATP-binding protein yields MSRLVVDNVSKTFGPTRVLDGIRLEVPDGSSTAVVGSSGCGKTTLLRVIAGFENPNAGSVTVGSEVVTREGFSLPAHRRRIGYVAQDGALFPHLTVGQNIAYGLDGGMAGRRRRQEQVRELLEMVSLDPSYAARRPHQLSGGQQQRVALARAMARKPDLMLLDEPFSALDTGLRAATRQAVADALRRAGMTSILVTHDQEEALSFADQVAVMCTGRFTQVGTPEQVYAAPADLFTAGFLGDTVLLDATLRGAFAETALGRIPVQADAPAGAATVMMRPEQLVAQVVSQGDPGCATVRGVEFRGADVMLTLDLDGRAEPIQVRRVSVAAPAVGDRVDLEVLGAAVAFTDAQCATVAELNGAAARVLPAWDALSAV; encoded by the coding sequence ATGAGTCGTCTTGTCGTCGACAATGTTTCGAAGACCTTCGGGCCGACCCGGGTGCTGGACGGCATCCGGCTGGAGGTGCCGGACGGCAGCTCCACGGCCGTGGTCGGCTCCTCCGGCTGCGGTAAGACCACGCTGCTGCGGGTCATCGCCGGGTTCGAGAACCCGAATGCCGGATCGGTCACCGTCGGATCGGAAGTTGTCACCCGGGAAGGGTTCTCGCTGCCCGCGCACCGGCGCAGGATCGGCTATGTGGCGCAGGACGGCGCGCTGTTCCCGCATCTCACCGTCGGGCAGAACATCGCCTACGGCCTCGACGGCGGGATGGCCGGACGCCGCCGGCGCCAGGAGCAGGTGCGTGAACTGCTCGAGATGGTCTCGCTGGATCCCTCCTACGCCGCGCGCCGCCCGCACCAGCTCTCCGGCGGTCAGCAGCAGCGTGTCGCACTGGCCCGCGCCATGGCCCGCAAACCCGATCTCATGCTGCTGGACGAGCCCTTCAGCGCCCTCGATACCGGATTGCGCGCGGCCACCCGGCAAGCCGTCGCCGATGCCCTGCGCCGCGCGGGTATGACCAGCATTCTGGTGACCCACGATCAGGAGGAGGCGCTGTCCTTCGCCGATCAGGTGGCCGTCATGTGCACCGGTCGCTTCACCCAGGTCGGCACGCCCGAACAGGTGTACGCCGCGCCCGCCGATCTCTTCACCGCCGGATTCCTCGGCGATACCGTGCTGCTCGACGCCACCCTGCGCGGCGCCTTCGCCGAGACCGCACTGGGCCGCATTCCGGTGCAGGCCGATGCCCCCGCAGGGGCCGCGACGGTCATGATGCGGCCGGAACAGCTTGTCGCACAGGTGGTCTCGCAGGGCGACCCGGGTTGCGCGACCGTGCGCGGCGTCGAATTCCGGGGCGCGGACGTCATGCTCACCCTGGACCTGGACGGCCGCGCCGAACCCATCCAGGTGCGCCGCGTCAGCGTGGCCGCACCGGCCGTCGGCGATCGGGTGGATCTCGAAGTGCTCGGGGCGGCAGTGGCATTCACCGATGCGCAGTGCGCGACGGTCGCCGAGCTCAACGGCGCCGCCGCCCGCGTGCTGCCCGCGTGGGATGCGCTCTCGGCCGTGTGA
- a CDS encoding alpha/beta hydrolase family protein gives MSDIEATRARLPGRRPGLIAAAAFASLASTVVAVAPSHATPVTTRHATPVTPVADTDITFYTPPDDRVPGPHGSVIQLRPLIGDPGLAGARNYLVLYRSIDMQGAPVAVSGTVAVPQGTPPPGGWPLISWAHGTTGVADGCAPSRDTSAEFPAHDYTSLVRDVQAQWIAAGYAVAQTDYQGLGTPGPHGYLIGAAEQRAVTDMARAAREIEPDIGTRWVAMGHSQGGQAAIFTDAQAQQWAPELQLLGAVALAPASHQGVGLQASQLATTAGAAKALAPLTGGATSFLPLLIRGAQTVADVDPARFLTPATASLLTLADVGCIGQLREPGQWGDLKPDEVFSPTGDISALTRVLNENDPSTLSFGPPLLVLQGRADTTVPPMATDAMVVQQRAANQPVEYRTYPGVDHRGVLAASYADALSWVNSRFGR, from the coding sequence ATGTCGGACATCGAGGCGACGCGTGCACGACTACCGGGGCGGCGGCCCGGACTGATCGCCGCCGCTGCCTTCGCGAGTCTTGCGAGCACGGTCGTCGCCGTCGCACCGAGTCACGCCACCCCGGTCACCACGCGTCACGCCACCCCGGTCACCCCGGTCGCCGACACCGACATCACCTTCTACACCCCGCCCGATGATCGGGTCCCCGGTCCGCACGGTTCGGTGATCCAGCTGCGGCCCCTCATCGGCGATCCCGGCCTGGCGGGTGCGCGGAACTACCTGGTCCTGTACCGATCCATCGATATGCAGGGCGCGCCGGTCGCGGTCTCCGGCACGGTGGCCGTCCCCCAGGGCACACCGCCGCCCGGCGGCTGGCCGCTCATCTCGTGGGCGCACGGCACCACCGGTGTGGCCGACGGCTGCGCACCCTCCCGCGACACCTCGGCCGAGTTTCCCGCGCACGATTACACCTCCCTGGTCCGGGACGTGCAGGCGCAGTGGATAGCGGCCGGATACGCGGTGGCGCAGACCGACTATCAGGGTCTGGGCACGCCCGGCCCGCACGGCTATCTGATCGGCGCCGCCGAACAGCGCGCGGTCACCGATATGGCCAGGGCGGCAAGGGAAATCGAGCCGGATATCGGCACCCGATGGGTGGCGATGGGGCATTCCCAGGGCGGCCAGGCCGCCATTTTCACCGATGCGCAGGCCCAGCAGTGGGCGCCGGAACTGCAATTGCTGGGCGCGGTGGCACTCGCGCCGGCCTCGCATCAGGGTGTGGGATTGCAGGCCTCCCAGCTGGCGACGACGGCCGGTGCGGCGAAGGCGCTGGCGCCGCTCACCGGCGGCGCGACCTCGTTCCTGCCGTTGCTCATTCGCGGCGCGCAGACGGTCGCCGATGTGGATCCGGCCCGATTCCTCACGCCCGCAACGGCTTCCCTGCTGACGCTGGCCGATGTCGGCTGCATCGGCCAATTGCGGGAGCCGGGTCAGTGGGGCGATCTGAAGCCGGACGAGGTCTTCTCCCCCACCGGCGACATCTCCGCGCTCACCCGTGTGCTCAATGAAAACGACCCCAGCACACTGTCTTTCGGGCCGCCGCTACTGGTGCTGCAGGGCCGCGCCGATACCACCGTGCCGCCGATGGCCACCGATGCCATGGTGGTGCAGCAGCGGGCCGCGAATCAGCCGGTGGAGTACCGCACCTATCCGGGCGTCGATCATCGTGGCGTACTGGCGGCGTCCTATGCGGATGCGCTCAGCTGGGTCAATTCGCGATTCGGCAGGTGA
- a CDS encoding winged helix-turn-helix transcriptional regulator, whose amino-acid sequence METIEVEGTPEWDVFNINCPTRQVFDRVGERWTGLVLLALEPGTQRFSELRRRIQGITQKMLTQTLRALERDGVVERRVFPTVPVTVEYTLTPLGRSLATAIAGLRAWSYQNIGEIIAARAEYDGRES is encoded by the coding sequence GTGGAAACCATCGAGGTAGAGGGCACGCCCGAATGGGATGTCTTCAATATCAACTGCCCCACCCGCCAGGTGTTCGACCGTGTCGGCGAGCGCTGGACGGGGCTGGTGCTGCTCGCGCTGGAGCCGGGCACCCAGCGGTTCTCGGAGCTGCGCAGGCGGATTCAGGGCATCACCCAGAAAATGCTCACCCAGACGCTGCGGGCGCTGGAGCGGGACGGTGTGGTCGAGCGCCGCGTCTTCCCGACGGTTCCGGTGACCGTCGAGTACACGCTGACCCCGCTGGGCCGCAGTCTGGCCACCGCGATCGCGGGTCTGCGCGCCTGGTCGTACCAGAACATCGGCGAAATCATCGCTGCGCGTGCGGAGTACGACGGCCGGGAAAGCTGA
- a CDS encoding zinc-binding dehydrogenase, which translates to MKALTATADDRLITLAEITDPAPAAGEAVIAVEAFSVNRGDYFALTGVYGTEVAAGHVPGQDVAGRIITAAADGTGPAVGARVVAHAAGGGWAEQVAVATDAITALPQQLPATIAATLPLAGLTTLRLLRRAGQVEGMRLLVTGASGGVGHLVVELAIAAGATVTAVAATRERGQRLADYGAEVLTDIDAATARFDIVLESVGGDTFAAALRHLAPGGTVVWFGQAGRQPVQLDFFDLFGATPFTLHHFPHWVADTTDAEDLAELVRLAAAGIIHPEVGRTADWTETATVLTDLVHRRIRGNAVLTLA; encoded by the coding sequence ATGAAGGCACTGACCGCCACCGCAGACGACCGGCTGATCACCCTCGCCGAGATCACCGATCCCGCACCCGCCGCCGGCGAAGCCGTTATCGCCGTCGAGGCGTTCTCGGTCAATCGCGGCGACTACTTCGCCCTCACCGGCGTGTATGGGACCGAGGTCGCCGCAGGCCATGTGCCCGGCCAGGATGTGGCGGGCCGGATCATCACGGCCGCCGCGGACGGCACCGGCCCCGCCGTCGGCGCCCGCGTGGTCGCACATGCGGCGGGCGGCGGCTGGGCCGAGCAGGTCGCCGTCGCCACCGACGCCATCACCGCACTGCCGCAGCAGCTTCCGGCCACCATCGCCGCCACGCTCCCGCTGGCGGGACTCACCACCCTGCGCCTGCTGCGCCGCGCAGGCCAGGTGGAGGGGATGCGGCTGCTGGTCACCGGCGCTTCGGGCGGGGTCGGTCACCTGGTGGTGGAACTCGCCATCGCCGCCGGAGCCACCGTGACCGCGGTCGCGGCCACCCGGGAGCGCGGGCAGCGCCTGGCCGACTACGGCGCCGAGGTGCTCACCGATATCGACGCCGCCACAGCCCGATTCGACATCGTCCTGGAATCGGTCGGTGGTGACACCTTCGCCGCGGCACTGCGGCACCTGGCCCCCGGCGGCACCGTGGTCTGGTTCGGGCAGGCCGGTCGGCAACCCGTCCAGCTCGACTTCTTCGACCTCTTCGGCGCGACACCCTTCACGCTGCACCACTTTCCGCACTGGGTCGCCGATACCACCGATGCCGAGGACCTCGCCGAATTGGTCCGGCTGGCCGCCGCGGGCATCATTCACCCCGAGGTGGGCCGCACCGCCGACTGGACCGAAACCGCCACCGTCCTCACCGATCTGGTGCACCGCCGCATCCGCGGCAATGCCGTCCTCACCCTCGCCTGA
- a CDS encoding nuclear transport factor 2 family protein, with product MSTEVTRTVITDYIAALAAGQAADRRAEFFTEDATWTLHGDLPVSRTWKGRDEIFTGFLTQMLARFDLTAPVSQDVHNVLADGDHAVAEWTTHATTIDGAPFTNHVTIVFRITNGRIAEAREYFDTAYVGRLLFGRE from the coding sequence ATGAGCACCGAAGTCACCCGCACCGTCATCACCGACTACATCGCCGCCCTCGCCGCCGGTCAGGCCGCCGACCGCCGCGCCGAATTCTTCACCGAGGACGCCACCTGGACCCTGCACGGCGACCTCCCGGTCTCCCGCACCTGGAAGGGCCGCGACGAGATCTTCACCGGCTTCCTCACCCAGATGCTCGCCCGCTTCGACCTCACCGCGCCGGTCAGCCAGGACGTGCACAATGTCCTCGCCGACGGCGATCACGCGGTCGCCGAATGGACCACGCACGCCACCACCATCGACGGCGCCCCGTTCACCAACCACGTGACCATCGTCTTCCGAATCACCAACGGCCGCATAGCCGAAGCTCGCGAATACTTCGACACCGCCTACGTGGGCCGCCTGCTCTTCGGCCGCGAGTGA
- a CDS encoding DUF305 domain-containing protein, whose product MTPPLLSDEAKDFSDDTEPAEPVQQTRRSQRPALLVLGVIGVLLLGFAAGILVGNPLRQTQETPGTVDVGFSQDMSVHHAQAVQMSGIALAGASDTEVRRLAYDILTTQANQAGRMQGWLQLWGKPFVGPDGYMGWMSDMSDMPGMSGMQHGATAQHTGPVQTMPGMATEQELSTLRTATGPALDTLFLQLMLRHHQGGMPMIQYAAQHADTDAVRSLADSMVKTQTSEAQLMAQMLKDRGAAQLPLN is encoded by the coding sequence ATGACGCCGCCCTTGCTCTCCGACGAGGCGAAGGACTTCAGCGACGACACCGAACCGGCCGAGCCGGTGCAGCAGACGCGGCGCAGTCAGCGCCCCGCACTGCTGGTGCTCGGTGTGATCGGTGTGCTGCTGCTCGGTTTCGCGGCCGGAATTCTGGTCGGCAACCCGCTGCGGCAGACGCAGGAGACGCCCGGCACGGTGGATGTCGGCTTCAGCCAGGACATGTCGGTGCATCACGCGCAGGCGGTGCAGATGTCCGGCATCGCGCTGGCCGGTGCGAGTGATACCGAGGTACGCCGGCTCGCCTACGACATTCTCACCACGCAGGCGAATCAGGCGGGCCGCATGCAGGGCTGGCTGCAACTGTGGGGCAAGCCGTTTGTCGGTCCCGACGGGTACATGGGATGGATGTCCGACATGTCGGATATGCCCGGTATGTCAGGCATGCAGCACGGCGCCACCGCACAGCACACCGGTCCGGTGCAGACCATGCCCGGTATGGCGACCGAGCAGGAACTCTCGACCCTCCGCACCGCCACCGGCCCCGCACTCGACACCCTGTTCCTGCAGCTGATGCTCCGCCACCATCAGGGCGGCATGCCGATGATCCAGTACGCCGCACAGCACGCAGATACCGATGCCGTCCGCTCCCTCGCGGACAGCATGGTCAAGACCCAGACGAGCGAAGCGCAACTCATGGCGCAGATGCTCAAAGACCGGGGCGCAGCCCAACTTCCCCTGAACTGA
- a CDS encoding DUF3105 domain-containing protein — translation MPSRTSAKSAKAIKAAGKSSGGFRRGGTGGRLPTKRQIPWMTIAAVVCVLALIGGIAAFLVPKIQDKQEADKYTPSAQKKDPSDQISGVVKKDYPAGLHVAATQRVAYDQAPPFGGPHDGSWAACTGIVYSKAIRTENAVHSLEHGAIWIAYNPDKVDKAGIDLLKSKVQGKPYSLMSPYPGLDSPISLQSWGHQLKLNSADDKRVNEFITALRLNQNTYPEVGADCANPTFSTDNPPPFDPSPVGPDAVPMDGKGLQQDSSELSGAGGGAPTMPSGGIPGLPGGLSGLPGGLSGLPGGVPSIPAPTDAPTVPDQPAPTQ, via the coding sequence ATGCCGAGTAGGACGAGTGCCAAGTCGGCCAAGGCCATCAAGGCCGCAGGCAAATCTTCCGGTGGGTTCCGCAGAGGCGGCACCGGAGGCAGACTTCCCACCAAGCGCCAGATTCCCTGGATGACGATCGCCGCGGTGGTGTGTGTGCTCGCGCTGATCGGCGGGATCGCCGCGTTCCTGGTCCCGAAGATCCAGGACAAGCAGGAGGCGGACAAGTACACGCCGAGCGCCCAGAAGAAGGATCCGTCGGATCAGATCTCGGGTGTGGTCAAGAAGGACTACCCGGCCGGTCTGCACGTGGCCGCGACGCAGCGCGTGGCGTACGACCAGGCGCCGCCCTTCGGCGGGCCGCACGACGGTTCGTGGGCGGCGTGCACGGGCATCGTGTACTCCAAGGCGATTCGCACCGAGAATGCCGTGCATTCGCTGGAGCACGGCGCGATCTGGATCGCGTACAACCCCGACAAGGTCGACAAGGCCGGCATCGACCTGCTGAAGTCCAAGGTGCAGGGCAAGCCGTACTCGCTGATGTCGCCGTATCCCGGTCTGGATTCACCGATTTCGCTGCAGTCGTGGGGCCATCAGCTGAAGCTGAACTCGGCCGACGACAAGCGCGTGAACGAATTCATCACCGCGCTGCGCCTGAACCAGAACACCTACCCGGAGGTCGGCGCGGACTGCGCGAACCCGACCTTCAGCACCGACAATCCGCCGCCGTTCGATCCGTCTCCGGTGGGTCCGGACGCGGTGCCGATGGACGGTAAGGGCCTGCAGCAGGATTCGAGCGAGCTCTCCGGCGCCGGCGGCGGTGCCCCGACCATGCCCAGCGGCGGCATTCCGGGTCTCCCGGGCGGCCTGTCCGGTCTCCCCGGTGGCCTGTCCGGCCTGCCGGGTGGCGTGCCGAGCATTCCGGCGCCGACCGATGCCCCGACGGTGCCGGATCAGCCGGCTCCGACGCAGTAA